Within Bactrocera oleae isolate idBacOlea1 chromosome 6, idBacOlea1, whole genome shotgun sequence, the genomic segment tgatatttttatatcgCATTAGGGTGTTCGTTATTTACCTCaactgcttaaccgatttcaaccaaattcggtagataCGGTTCTTCTAACATTCCTATGTtagtgcgaaaattggcgaaatcgatTTGCAGGAATAATGCCTTGAAAGTATAACACTTTATGAACAacaattgttcaaatcgaactaaaactgtgcAAGCCTATAGGTACCGAGTACGTCTGGGGTCTACGAAAACATCGGCCAATGTGTGaggtaaataattgaaattcataaagGATCCTTTCCTTATAATAGCATGTGGGTATGTcagaaatgggttgaatcgggtcaatacttccctaagCCACCATATATCtattaaaaagattttcgaacttccgggtgacttcataccgcatatattggccaatatgtaagttatctcaatgaaaatgagagagcttGTTTTAGTTATAACAGTGaatctttgtgtctaaaatttaaaaacttggGCGAAAACTTGACCTCGCCCACATTTAACTGATATAAGGATTTTGAACATGcgactgactttactccatatgattggtgatggtatgtgaggtaccatAATGAAATCCCGGGAGCATTTTGCTTAGTACTATGtaatattggcaaaaatttatcAATACTAGCCCCAattcccatatactacttataatgattttcgttattccaaCAAGCTTTATACCTAGCTACCCTGCTGTTCTCGAGCATACCTgagcaatttcaaaattaaagcaATCAGAAGCCACTTTCTCTATCGTCAATATAgcccataaaatgatttttatctTTCCACCTCTCATagagtacaccatgtcgtatgagtaacacaGAATGCATAAATGGCTTGTATGCacttttaaaggaatgtttttgtaaaataaagcaataagatGTTTTTTGTAGAGTGaaacattttgtattataaCATTACTATTTTAAAGTTGTTATTAATATgagaaattaaatacaatttaggCACGGTCTAAATTGAAAAATGGGCTTGCTTAGCTTGGCACCTCCTCGtttttaaggcaaaaatgtGAACTTTTGGGAGCGTTtacaaaaacaccaacaactTGTTAAAGGACACCCTAATATCACATAAACAtttgtttgtaaaattaaatttatgaaattcattagaaattttatttgcaattactATTAAATTCTTATTGCCAATTTAATTGATTAGTTGCTTACCTGAACCAATATATTTGACAAGAGATAATTAAAGCACACGTTTACCATAATTTCAAAGAATAAATCAAAATgttaattaacaaattattactCATCTTGCATTAGCTTATCTACATTTGAAAACAAagagatattattattttgcaaatgAATGAGCTTCCCTAGTTAGAGGATAATTATCAACATAATAAACCTCAAAATTAGCTACgacgtatttatatatatttttaaactctcgcaacatgAGGCTACAGAGAGAATGTGATTAActtagtcttgccataaattTTGTAACAAATTCAGGCCGTTACagaaacaaaactaatataatagcgctacacaaaattttattcgaaatggtcACCCTTTGCTTTCACACAAGCGCTTAAATGATTTGGCCATTAATCAATGGATTCAATTTTGGATTTCTAGACGGCAAATCAGCTGCAGCTGAGAGACCAAGAATATTACTTTTAAGCCACTGCTGGATGGTTTTTGTGTACCGAAGCAGAATCTTGCTGAGAGATCCAATGCGCTCCATCAAAGATATTTCTCCTTAACTACGTTACCATGGCTTCTAAAACATCTTGCTTGTACGCTTTTGCCGCAGTGCTATTCCTATGTCTTTAACCATAAACATAATTCAAACTGTGAGCTATCTTATATATTGGTTCATTTGTAAGATATCTCAACAAAATGTACTTGTTTATGAAATTGAGTGAAGTCGGTTCATAAGTTACCCGAGCTCCCATATTATTATATGAATAGAAGTAATTTTTATGCTATATTGATCAATGAGTgagttatattaattaaattggatggaaatatgttctcaagtaaaATTTAGTTGAATACCAGATTTGCCACGACATATCCTTCTGCAGTGATCTTCGACTTAACAGTTgacttatattattaatattggttagatatgtgatattttaattaaattgacttGATACATTTTACTAACCGGTGAATAAAATGAACCTCCGCCCACCTCTAATATAAACCTTTCTACTCttgtgagctggaaaaattttCCCTCAGATTGGACTACTATGGAATATAGCTCGcctacaaattgaccgatcaagataaagatctttttatacccttttatgattTAGAAAATGCACccatgaagggtattatagtttcggtggggtttacattttttcttgtttccattTCAATTGCGTCGGCTACATATTCTTTAATTTCGATATTTGCATCtttactttattagttttgttATTACAAGCGTCATTCTGAATTGAAGTTGACAAGCTATTGAGCTTTGGACAGGGTGGGAGCATCCCCCATCTCATCGATTACATAATTTCATTGATTTCGTCAAAACATCCGCCATCTGCGCAACGTCAAGATAACCCAAAAGTCAGAATAGTATTTCAGCGTTTTAGCACGTTTTCTAACTAAGGTGTTTGGGGAAACCAATGTGCCTGAACATCtacaagaaataaataaaattctgcAGAAATGCAAAATTACAACGTATATGGAATAAGaaggagttaaaaaaagaaCATTTTCCTACAGCTATGTGTGTCATTGAACCTTTTCTACTTTAGTACTGGCTGgactttgaatattttgttgttctCGACTTTCACTTACTGAGTAATGGATTAAGAACGTGAGGGAAGGAGtacatttttcttatacaaTGCTATATAATTTCGAGAGATAAAAGGGCCGACACTGCAAAAACAAACAGAATGAATCAAAACAGAATGAAAACGAAGCCCAAGTGTAAATAAATTGATagtcaaataatttattacttgaACACGTTGCAACGCAAATGGCGGCATTTATGATGAGAAATTGGCTGCTTTTATTCAATTTGCCAGCAAATCAAAATAAGCTGCTGTTATACTCTcggaacatgttgctacagagtagaatagttttgttcaactaacggttgtttgtatcagctaaaactaatcgagataaatataaagtaacatatgtataaatgatcaggatgaagagacgagttgaattctgttcgtctgtccgtccatctgtccgttGGTCCATTCgtacaagcgataacttaagtaaaaattgagatattgtaATGAAACATGGTACGAAAATTCCTTGGGAGAACAAGTTCACAAATGGGCGGAAACGGAATACTGCCTCTCCCACAAAAAGGTCATTAAACCAAAATCTATAAAGTTTTATAACTAAGCACAAAtatgcctacttcccataaaacaaaacttttaaattacatctgattctttcactttacagtatacaaatcaaatatcaatgaagttatcagatTATCAAACTTTGAACAAATGGTGTTGCGagcgtataaaatattcggttacagccgaacttagACTTTCCTTACTTGATTAAAGTGCTTACAAATAGCTGCTTATAGATGAGACTTTGATTTGAGTGGTAGTCTTGTTTAGACATTTGATTACTTTTCAAGTGAGAAAGGCCATTCGAAATATGTGGAGGCGGAGGTGGGAacacaaaacatattttttttacagctCCGTCGTTTGCCAAATGTTTCGACAACTCGTGTGAACTCCTGCCATGAACAAGTTACTCGATAAATGACAAACTATGTCACCTATCTTCCACCAGATGGCTTTAAATCACATAAATTTTGGATAGAACTAGTGGCGGAAGGAAGGAGACATAAAGAGTTATTGCTGCAGTTCAGCTTAAGTCCATCAATGTTTTAACCATCAAATGTTTTGCATaatatttatctattttaaGGTTAGATGTGTTTGTGTATTGCAAAGAGCAATTGAATTTCGTTTTCTCTTATTAGTATGCAAATTATATGGTAGTAGGGTTATGAAAATAACTATTTATCTGACCTAAAAGGCTACTGAAtaagaaattaaacaatttctcCAAACCGTTTTATGTGAGTACTTGTATAAGCAGagtttatgcaaatatatacaagccacaaatacatttttgttaagtAATGTTCAGTTAAAAGGGTTTTAAAattagcatatttttttatacgatAAGTTTAACTGATACGAGATATtctatgtgtatacatattttaatagttactgaagccataataaattgatttatttgtgtgaaaataatgttaatttcaatttaaaattaaatttgaggcGAAAAAACTGTTGACagcagatattttatttttaaataaaataaaggcaACAAAGAAAGTTATGAGAAACCCATTTAAATTTGATAAGATTTGAGAAAGTGaagataaaattaaacattttaaatagagTACAATTgcttgagaaaaatttaatcttgatttttataatattaaatttggtgTATCTGTTTATATGGTTATTCACTCGACGCAAACAGGCGTTCAAATTAAAATCAGCACATATAACAAATGGGTGGCAACTACCAGCCAAGAATAACCGAAATCGGTATATAACCTTACATTACCTTACATTACCTTACCTTCGTTTACCGAATTTTATTGCCTCCGTTCTTCAGGTCCACTTTTTACCATATATCTCGGTCAGCCGGATCCACATAATCTTATCCATATTTAACGATTTTTTAATGTTCGCTGGTTTGTCTTTGTTTCTTATTATAAATTAGAAATATGCATGGAAAAGTATTTTGTCGttactaataaataaaaagttactcatacgcaatgGCGTTAATAAATTTGCTTTTCTAGAATGTAGAGAAAGATATGGACCGATTTTTCCAATTTAGTGGAAAGTTACAGTGTTGTCACATAATACGCTTGGTTGTTCTTCCCGTTTTTATTACACACTATATTTATGCTTttataaaagattttattttgatcacagttcaataattattgttttacaAGTTTTTGTTGACATGAAAAAAATTACCATTATTTCATTAATAAGTTCTTCAATGAGTTATAAGCTACAACTTAACTACATTacttaaacaaaaacatatatatttttatgttacaaCTATCAAAAAACGCAACAATAATACTTAAATGTAGAGAAAAGTTCATAATTCCCATTCAATGGCTTAAAATCTTAACGTAAGCACGCAAGCACTTTGCTGACAACATTCCCGCTCACAcaacgcacgcacacatacaaatacacataataCTTGACAGTACTAGCTTAGCGCTAGAGTGCTCAATGGCCACTTTTGCTGCACTATGTGCTTGTACTCGCATTGTTCGTGTTGTGTGGCAATGCTTTAAGCTCGATTAATGCGTCCGATTCGTCCACACATATGTGCTCGCCTGCGATAACTTCAACTTCTTGCAATTGCATGCTATTAACATTGCTGCTGTAAGTATTTGTAGtatagttgctgttgttgttattactttcAATACCAATTGCGTTTTTTGTATTGAGGTTAGTTAGTTCTAATGACATGGCATTATCATTGCAACCGATTTCGTATGTAATCGTAttggtatttgttgttgttgtctgcgtttttgttgctgctgcgctGCCTCCATTGCCATTCACACCTCCGTATAAATTGCCGCGTATACGCATGGATGAGTTGGGCGCACTGCTGGAGCGTATGGAACTGACGCGTGTGTGCATGGACTGCGTCCGCTCCGGCATATCCAGAAGCTTGTGTGTCTTGCAGAAGCATGTGGCAATGCGTTTATTGAATTCACGCTTGAATTTCTCCTGTTAAATGTAAATTGTGCAAGAGCGTGAattatttaagaatttaaaatttcacacaTGCGATTTATCGATAAACGGGATTAATTCTGTTATATTGAaaagtgttatttttattttagtataaagAGCAAGTTAATATTAtagtgtaaatttaatatattttccattACATAACTGTACAAGAATTTTTTCTTGATGACTTAATTATCTTTAATCCATTCTGTACTGTTGCAAAAAACCAGGAAATCGCaaaatttttgagcaaaaattatttaaatacagtTCGAAGTGTTTGTGTTGTTGGTTGACAAGCTTATCAACACAATAAATCACTATAGATGGCGCCAGAGTTAAATTATTATCATGGTCGGATTTCAATCATACTCGTgatctatatacatacgtacaacaTCAAAGAAAATGATCCTGCGAAAAATCCTTGCTAGGTGATGCCACAgtagaatttttttgaaagcctATCTATTGTAGTTCAACGGATGCCAAACACATCAAATCGGTCTGCTGAATCACTGCTGAGAAATGATTTAAAGTTAAGACAAAGATATAATTTAATATCAGAATTCGCCATGAAGGTTTGTCACTCAGATACCAATCAACAAAGGTTTCGGGCaataatttaactttaaaattaatcttGCAGTATTATTAGTTTCTAAATAGGATTCTCAATCAAAGCATTGTGCTTTcgtcaaatattaaaacaaatatcaGGTGAACAAAATCTTCAAAATGAAGTTATTTACCACAAATATAGATCCATTTTCCAGCCATAACCATTTTCAACCTTCGTACTTATCATATGTGTGAAGAAGGTTTGTAAAAATccaattgtaaaaattttttttattatgtttatgtacatacatgaacCTGAGGTACGATGCAATTTTCAGCTGTTTaattgcttactttgtctgtaTCAGCCGCTAAAGTTGGCCACaaacaatactgtaacgatgcCACAGCCTCGATATTTGCCAGATTCTGTGGCTCCGTGTGActctttcatattttcaaaatcgCAGAAAGAGCTAAAGGATATCCTAAAAACGAATGCGAGAatccttttaatatttttaattttatattttatatttaaattggtTTTAGCCGCGCAAGGATGACCAGTCTATAAATATTAGATTGTTAGAGAAGCTCAAAATTTACCGGTTTTCCATACTTTTGTAAAACAATCACCGCAATACGATTTTCTTCTCCCAACTTCAATGTTAGTAAGAGAAAGTAAACACTGAActgattttatatgtatatatgaatttgCTCACATTGTATGCGTTGTACCATAAACTTTGTAACATAATTTACgccaaaattaattattaagtaTATTAGCTCTTATATACTTTTGTTGTAATTGGAAAGTggttttgcgaaaataaaaatttttccatgtAAAATGAACTGCACATATTTCTATCTAATTATCCCCTCTATTATCgtatttaaatatcaaaagtTTGCCTAAAGTAATAAATGAGTCTTTTCAGCAAAggcattttaaatattatataactttaattatgattttgaatataatatatgatttaatCAGAATAATCATTGGCTGTcattccaaaaaaattgttaaacacGAAATAAGCATTATCTCTTATTTCATATCCTGTTAAATAACAAGTACTCGCAAACGCAAGCACGTAAATTTATAACACCAACATAAGCACatgcattttaataattaatcttAATTTACTCACATTGTAAATTCCGTAAATGAAGGGATTGTAACAGCTGTTGCTCATCGCCAGCCAATCGCAGCAAAACCATATTATGCTGATGAAATGGTATTCATTAATTTCGGGAAAGGtcacatacaaaatattatacaattgcAGCGGCAACCAGCACAGCCCGAACACgactacaacaataataagcaTTTTTATGACCTGTCAGCAGACgaacaaaacaaaagaaaataacaaaacaacagAAATTAGATTTTAACTAGATTAGGCGTGAAAATAAATAACGAGAAGAAGAAaatgaaagaagaaaaaaaaagaaaagaaatacaaGCATGTAAAAAAGTTAATTGAAGCTGTTATACCCTTCAAATGCGCACTTCaaatataggtttatatattatatataaagattaACAGGTAGATCGACGGACAGACATAAGAATAGACGGATATCGACTCGGCTCATTACGTtgaacatttatgtatgtacatacagatatactttacttgtatatgaacttcgacgtttctttttgggtgttacaaacttaatacatcctgttcagggtataagtaTATAACAGTTGAAATAGCGAAAGCAAATATTGATATTAACACTCGTTGGTGGCCTTAAGCTACCGGAAAGCCTTTTGCTCTACATACGCGcttccacacacatacacaacttTTATACGCATgcatttataaaaatgaaatccaTACAAGTATGTGGGCTGTTCCGCCTACTTACTTTCTTCTTATTTCGCAGTAGTGTTATGTCCCGCGTATCTTGCGCATTACCAGGCGCTCGTGTACCCCACAATTTCACCGCCATTTGTATGTAAACAAAACTGATGACGCAAAACGGCACAAAGTACTGCATGAAGACCAAAGTGTAACGGTATGTTTGTAATTGTTCCTCGGAAAGGTTTTTGTTCAAGCAAAATGGTCGGGTCACATTGAAAATAATGCCGTTTTCTGTAAAAACACAACAAGCAGATAGTAGCAagcgataataaaaatttgaaataaccGTTACATTTATACTACTGTAGACAGGGTGATACCTTCAAATGGTGAAGAATTTTTTAGGTTGAATCTGAATGCTCTTTGCCGCTAGAATGCCGAAAATTGTTGCTGCGAAAGATTTTATACACTTGTGTATTtcacaaatcgattttttgttttacttatgtATCGAATGCACATATATTTGGGATTACATATGCTATACTccaaaatttgcaaattaagCTGGTGTATTTGTAAAAGTTCCTAAAAGCTAAAGCGTTTTTGTTGAAGCGATGTTTTCAGAGTTGGTGAGATAAATTTCGCAGAAACAGCTGGACCAaagacttgaaattttcacccaatttccttagatatatttgtgaaGTAATAATTTAAGGAAAAGGTTCGTAGTAATTTCGGTTTTTTAACCATACTGAAATGTAATTTTTGTGACTAAAACCACAGTAATCCTTTCATGAAGATactcgtcaaatggaaaataataactcatgccaaattttgtgaagatacctcgtcaaataaaaaaagtttcccatacaagtacttcatTCCGaatgctcagtttgtatggcagctatacgctatagtggtccgatatcggccgttctgacaaatgagtagcttcttaaagaggaaaggacaggtgcaaaatttcagattgatagcttaaaaactgaggagcTGTTCGTATATagacatacagacggacatggctcaatcaactcagcttatcatgcagatcatgtatgcatatattttataaggttttcgacgtttccttttggctattaaaaacttcgtggcaaacttaatatagctaTTTCtgggtataataaaaataaaattaggaaaaaagtgtttttttttacttgaaaatGCTTATAATCCCTCAAAAGACGTTAGTTCAACGGTAGGCACAGtgtaaaccaaataaaaaatttttcgtaAACGGAAATTGCCGGCAGGGATTGGTGTAGTCAGCGGTTTCAACAGCATAACGTGCACATGCTTAGAACACTTGCTAATATGGCTGTTTGGCTGTCTAATGTGATAATCAGCTACTGTCGTGCTGACGATTAGCCGAGAGCATTGTTGACAAACAATGTTAAGCAAACATGCCATTAACGATAGAGACCCTCAAGCAGAATAGCGAGCAAGAACTTTTGCTTAATGACAGAGTGACAAAACTTAAGTACTTAGTTAACTGCGGCTACCACGTGAATAAAATCGCTTAAAAGCCGAAATGTTTCCGCTTCCGTTTGTATCAGCTACATCTACAATGTGGTGTCGAGAGAAACccgtaaattaattattttagaatTCCTTAAAAAGCAAGCCTTACATAGGCAACcctgtataagtatgtattgcATAAAAAACTCAATATATGTAAACGCCTACGCACCTCTGTAGCGCTCATGCTCCAATTCAACACGAAATGCTATGGCACAAGGTGTAGCGAATAGAAATGCCGTCAGCCAAATGCCGATGAGTATTAATTTGGACACCCATTTTGTAGGTCGAGCCCTGGGGAATAGTgcaataaaaatacttattattCAATATAACATATGAGATAAATGATGGACAAACGAATGTGGAGCTATTGAGTATTTTGCTTGCGAAAATAACTTCTAATATTCCACAAAATAGTTTACATTAAATTCTTGCTATCGATGAGCAACCACATTATCTTTCTTTTCACACTCAAAATACGTCGGCTGGATTTATCTTAAACTCACCTGAGTGGATTTATAATAGCTCGATGCCTATCGATTGCGATTGCCGTGAGTGTGAAAACTGACACATTAACAGTTAGTGCCTGTATAAAAGGGCAAAAGCCACACATAAACCATGGCAAATTCCAGCGCTGTAATAAAGCGGCTTGaaactgaaaacaaaaagaaaaaattagctTATGtgaagaaaattgaaatttattaaaattcagttAAATTAAGTCAAtctaagttaaattaaaataaagtaaaaaataaagtaaaaaaaaattaaattaaatgaaataaaataaaataaaataaaataaaataaaataaaattaaattaaatgaaataaaattaaattaaataaaataaaataaaataaaataaaattaaataaaataaaataatataaaataatataaaataaaataaaaaataataaaataaaataatataaaataaaataaaattaatttaaattaaattcaattaaattgaaccaaacaaaatgaaaataaatcgaaatTATACCACAAACAAGCAAGTTGAACTAAatccataatacccttcacatggaaaaaagtatctatacaagaGCTTGACTTTgattgttcattttgtatgacagctgtatgctatagtggtccgatctgaaaatttgtttgGAGCTTATAAAATTACTTTCGTGAGGATACCTTGtccaataaaaatgttttgcatacaaaaaatttattttaatggttCAGTTTCGTATGGCCGTTAAATGTTGTAGCAGTTCGAAATCggcaattccgacaaatgagcagcttcttcggggagaaaaggacgattacaaaatttcagatcgatatctcaaaaactgaggggttagttcgcgtatatgcagacagacgaacggacatggctaaatcgattcagctcgccACGCTTagcatttacatttatatgtataatatatacatatacaagtatacttcataggctctccgacgtttcctttttggGTGCTATaagctttgt encodes:
- the LOC106627405 gene encoding prolactin-releasing peptide receptor isoform X2, with protein sequence MSTQWFKCQSTKFSRKQNLFQAALLQRWNLPWFMCGFCPFIQALTVNVSVFTLTAIAIDRHRAIINPLRARPTKWVSKLILIGIWLTAFLFATPCAIAFRVELEHERYRENGIIFNVTRPFCLNKNLSEEQLQTYRYTLVFMQYFVPFCVISFVYIQMAVKLWGTRAPGNAQDTRDITLLRNKKKVIKMLIIVVVVFGLCWLPLQLYNILYVTFPEINEYHFISIIWFCCDWLAMSNSCYNPFIYGIYNEKFKREFNKRIATCFCKTHKLLDMPERTQSMHTRVSSIRSSSAPNSSMRIRGNLYGGVNGNGGSAAATKTQTTTTNTNTITYEIGCNDNAMSLELTNLNTKNAIGIESNNNNSNYTTNTYSSNVNSMQLQEVEVIAGEHICVDESDALIELKALPHNTNNASTST
- the LOC106627405 gene encoding RYamide receptor isoform X1, with the protein product MDEYPVVQVPVDEVLEEAEFERLYSAPTGIVVLLSIFYGTISILAIIGNSLVIWVVVTTRQMRTVTNMYIANLAFADVVIGLFCIPFQFQAALLQRWNLPWFMCGFCPFIQALTVNVSVFTLTAIAIDRHRAIINPLRARPTKWVSKLILIGIWLTAFLFATPCAIAFRVELEHERYRENGIIFNVTRPFCLNKNLSEEQLQTYRYTLVFMQYFVPFCVISFVYIQMAVKLWGTRAPGNAQDTRDITLLRNKKKVIKMLIIVVVVFGLCWLPLQLYNILYVTFPEINEYHFISIIWFCCDWLAMSNSCYNPFIYGIYNEKFKREFNKRIATCFCKTHKLLDMPERTQSMHTRVSSIRSSSAPNSSMRIRGNLYGGVNGNGGSAAATKTQTTTTNTNTITYEIGCNDNAMSLELTNLNTKNAIGIESNNNNSNYTTNTYSSNVNSMQLQEVEVIAGEHICVDESDALIELKALPHNTNNASTST